GAGTTTGTAAAAGACTACATCGGTTGTGTTCGGTTTCATATGGATTAAAAGTATAGGAACCGAAtccaatcataaataattgattttttaTAGATCTCAATCCGATTCCATCCGATTTATATTTTTTACCTAATCGAAATCAACATTTTTTGGATCGAATTGGATGGATTTCTTCGAATTTCGATTATTTGCTCAACCCTATGATCTACGGTTGCTAGCTCCTTCAATTTCTTCTCATCTTTAGTTTATATTTTGGCATCTGATTTgcctctttattttttaagaaaataaaaaaattattttactctTGTAGATTCTTAAaggcataaaatttttttttatgatcaattattctaattttataaatataaaataaaataaaataaatttttgcttTCAACCTTCAATAATAGTGGCAGCGGTGGCGGCTATTTCATTTGTGTTGGTGACTCTAATGATGCCATGGTCGTGATGGCAACCATGTTGTTGCAAAAGTGGAGCCTAACGGTTGAGGCAAGCATAATAAAGATGGTAGTGGTGAGCAAAAACGGTGAGAGTTTTTGCTTTGAGAAATTTCGAGATTGTTTAACTTTagtataatttcatatttttattttcatacaaaaatagtaaaaattgaTATAAAGATTATTTTGgatgataataaatttttaaaaacttgacTATCTCTATTAAAagcaataaatctttagttctaaaAGTTTGGAAGATTTTATAAGTAATCTTGAAAAACAAAAAAGCTTCCCGATATATGTggtctcattttttttaaaatatttttttaaaaaaataaaaataaaatttaagtattaaCTCAGTGGTTATCACTATTGATCGcaagtataataaaattttaaatttaaattttagaggaTATGTTTCATTGAAAAAGTTGGACTCTAAAATAGGACGAGGATGAGTGACTCTTATTCTAGTCGTTTGATTGAAGAgagtctaatttttattttagataaaatATCTAATGCTCTGTTACTTAATTTCAACTCTTTCACAATATTCGTATATCATTTTGGTTctgttttgaattttaattataaaaatatcataaaaaatataattattttaatttttattttaatttattttgattttaattttaattacaaaTCAAGTGCAACTTTCATATTTTgcatcttatttttatattttttatggctTTTTAATCATCTAAAAGGCCGGATATGGTCGAATGGATAGCTTGGTCCCATCTCCTCTCTCCTGTACCAACGAGTGAGATGACTTGACCGCATCCATCCATCAAGGCGGTTTATGTCTCCGCCGGTCTACCTACCGTCCCCCAAAGGGACAACCCGGGAACGCGGCACCCGACCGACCGACATCCAGAAAAGctagcttaaaaaaataaaaccatGGTAAGTAAATGAAGTTTTACCAAAGAAAGAGAAGCTAATGAATCAGAAGGTCGAATTATCTCAGCCATTGGGCGGCTCTGTCTACCCGACCCGTTGCTAAGCGGTAACCACCATCCGATCTCATCGCTCCCTGATCTCTCTCCGTAATCAACCCCCTCTGCCCCTCTTCCTGCCTCTCTCTTTAACCCCGCGCCCTTGGCCGCGCTTTGGTATATATAGATTTATCCATCCACCCTTGGACCCCCTCTCAGCCTCTCCATATTGGAAAGAAGGAACCGAGAAAGAGAGAGACCGATCACCGGAGGGCCTGCGCTTCGCGCCCGATGGAGGAGATCTCCGCCGAGCACCAGCCCATCATCCCTGCCCCCGCCGACGGGGTGGGCCCCTCCTCGTCGCCCCTGCAGCCGTCGCCGTGGCCGTCGCCGTCGGTGAGCCCTGCCGGCTCCCGCTACGACGACGAGGAGGAGGACGAGGGGGACGTGTGCCGGATCTGCCGCAACCCTGGGGACGCCGATAACCCCCTCCGCTACCCCTGCGCCTGCAGCGGCAGCATCAAGTACGTCCACCAGGACTGCCTCCTCCAGTGGCTCAACCACAGCAACGCTCGCCAGTGCGAGGTACCCCTTTCTCTCTTCGTCTCGATCGATCCCTCTGTCGGGTATTAGGGTTTCCTTGGGTCTTTTTAATCTGGTGGTGTAGTTAGGGTTTGGGAttgcttttctttatttttcgttGGATGTCGGGCTGATTTCTATAGCGTGCCTTTGAGGAATCGTGTTTGGAGGTCGTGATGTGGATCATGTGAATTTCTTTAAGGTTTTTGCTGTTCTTGATCTAGAAATTGGGTCCGTTGAAAGGTCCTCTTTCAAATTACCGCGAATATTCTTAAAATACTAATCTATTAGGATTATTGGTCGATCATCTATTTTACTAATCAATCTTCCACATGTTCTATAGACCAATCAATCTGCAGTTCAGGTTCCATTTGTTTTAATGAATAATTGCTTAAATTTGTGTTGCAAAAAGAATTAAGAGGGATACATGCAAGTCAACGTGGCTTTGAAAAATTGGAGTGTTGATGCTTTTTATGCATAGGGAATATGACAGCCAACCATAAATTTTTGCATGCTTCAAATGTACCAGTCCTTTTCATGTCAAACTAATAAAAACTGGTTGATACTCGGTGATGATGGATGTGATGTGTTGAATTGTTGATGAGATAAAACACTTGTAAAACATACTTATGACGCTTTGTTTACATTGCCACTTGTTATCTATGCATTGTCCTCTCTGATCATGTTGATGTAGCATACTGTCTTTTAAGGTATGCTAGGTTGACAGTTGATCATATCTAGCCTCCTGCAGTTCGTGACTTGTTGATCCATATGCTGAGGTTTCCAATTGGAGCCCCACTGGTGATCATCAGCATTCTTGAGGAACAACTTGCTATTAGGAAAACTTTGCTGCAAAATGATCATTCAGGTTTGTTTGAGAGAAGACCATTATTTTAGTCAGTTTCTGTCTTACAATACTAGAGATGACGTATATTCTTTTGTTAGATGTAACCTCGTAAACCAAAATCCAGGAGACAGCTCTATCACTCCAATCTAAAGAGATGATTTCTCATTTGAAAGACAGTAACTAGTAGGATAATATTTTATACCAGGTTTTACTTGCAAGGTAGATATTGATATGTTTTGAACCTCAAGTTGCTGATTTCTTAAACTAAATGATAGTATTTATGTAGATTCATAACATCAATCTTGTCAGACCTTGCATAGGATTCACttgtcttctattttttattGTATATTTGGCTCTACAAATGATTGCTCACATTCTTCATTTTTCATTTCCTGAATAAACATTAGAGCCAGTTCAAATCATAGATTTGCCTTTTGACTAGCTTCTTACTTCATGCACTTAAACCTTCAACATTTAAAAGAGAGAATCTTCACTGAAGGAGCTACTTTGTCACCTTCAATGACAAACTGTAGCTACCACATCCTCTTGTCTTTAGTGAAGCACTAGCATGTTGCATGTGCAGTATGTGGAACGTGAAGATAAATGTACAAAACCAAGGAACTGGTgatggaggaggaaaagagaacaAAATCTGACAAGATTATGGAGGTAAAATTCTTCTGTGTTTTTAGGCTCCAGGCCGAGTAACACATGAAAAGTGGAATCTTATAGGAAGATGTTTTGGCATGATGAATCATCATTCATTACAGAGTTATGGATGCTTATGTCATGGCTCTGTTGTGGAGTTGCGCGCTCTTGATGAGCCCTACTTTtgactttttaaaaatgccaGGTATTGAACTGGACTTGGGGAGGAAGTCAAATGCCATGAGTTCCCATTATAATAGTAGAAAGTATAATGTGGGTCAGCCAACATGTTTCCTGTAGTACTTGCATATATATCAACCTCTTTGATGCTGTTATATAGATTTGTTATTTGTCTTGCCTTTTTAAGATTTCATGTGCTATTCCAgggttcttttttcttttcttttttttttttttttgtggtttgCATGATCATTCTCTTACTCTGTTTATGCTTCAACATGTTTAATGTGCTTATTAGTTTGTTATGACCTCTTCTTAATGCATTTAGTATGCTATGCAGGTGTGTAAACATGCATTTTCTTTCTCGCCTGTTTATGCTGAAAATGCTCCTGCAAGACTTCCCTTCCAGGAGTTTGTGGTTGGGATGGCAATGAAAGCATGTCATGTCCTGCAATTTTTCCTCCGGCTTGCTTTTGTTCTTTCTGTTTGGCTCCTCATAATACCTTTTATTACATTCTGGATATGGCGCTTGACATTTGTGAGGAGTCTTGGTGAAGCTCAAAGGCTGTTTTTGAGTCACATATCTGCACCTTTGATTCTAACTGATTGCCTACATGGGTTCCTACTTTCTGCCAGCATCGTGTTTATATTTCTTGGGGCAACTTCATTAAGGGATTATTTTAGACACCTACGCGAACTTGGAGGACATGATGCTGAGAGGGATGATGAAGGTCATGAAAGGCATGGTGCTCGTGCTGTGAGAAGACTTCCTGGCCCTGCTAACAGGATTGCTGCTGGTGATGGGAATGCTGAGGATGCAGGTGGGGCCCAAGGAATTGCTGGGGCAGGTCAAATTATAAGGAGAAATGCAGAAAATGTTGCTGCACGTTTGGAAATGCAGGCTGCTCGTCTTGAAGCACATGTTGAACAGATGTTTGATGGATTGGATGATGCAGATGGTGCAGAAGATGTACCATTTGATGAGCTTGTTGGCATGCAAGGGCCTGTATTCCATTTGGTTGAAAATGCTATAACTGTAAGTGCATTGTTGTTTTTATGCTGCTGATTTGTGTTTTTGTGTTACATGTTTAGCTTTTCTTTACTGAAGGAGACTAATCAAGGGTATTGTTCTTTCCATTGGTCATTAGCTGGCTGTTTATATTTTAGTTTGTTTTGTGAAAGTGATTCTGTTCTCTGCCAAAAAAATGGCTTTTGTTTGTTGTGTTGGTCGCTTATGCTCAAAGCCATTACTTGTTAGAAGGTATGATTGGTTCATGGCAATGCAACATGGGCCTAGTGGAACATACAGTATCACATCCATCTTACAGAATAAAAGGATGTTACTTTGTGATTATGTTATACTAATTAGTATGGTTTTATGCTTAGTGTTACATATGCGGTAAAACATCTAGCTAACTTGTTTGAACAAGGATGATTAGGAATTGATTGAATTCATGATTGTGTATTTTGTGATCAAGTGGTTGCCTTTATGGATGGGCAAATTGTTGCGCTCACATTCTAGGTGCCTATCATTTTTATATGCCATTGAAGTTTCTTAGAAACTAAAATTCAGTATTTCAAtcatttatttagttatttatttagGTTGCTGTGATGGCAATAATTTGATTCATTTGGGTGGAAGTAGTCATCTTGTGAACAACGCTACTATGTTATGTTGATGCCTTTGCTTACACCTTTGCAAGTTGGTTACCATATCAGTTTTTGAATTCTTTTCATTCGTTCTACATTTGGCATCACTACGAGCTCTTAGGAATCCTTTTTCATAACTTTTATTTGTGTTCACTTtagtttttctttcttctcttccctcAAACCCTGAAACTTTAAGACAAATACGACTGCTCCACTACTGAGGGTCTCCTCACTTTCTTGTTTCATATGCCTATACGGCTATACCATCTTAATTGGTTCTCTACCACTTTCTAGTTAATTACCTAAAATCCGAACCTTCTTGCAGTGCATCATTTTTTTATCCTATTAATCATTATCATTTCATCTTTACCTCACCCATATGCATAAATTGCCATGGATATTGCCCAAAGTTTGAGGGATGCAGTATTATGGTTTGAATTGCCGTTTTattcttcctgcagccggaggcACTTCTCTGATTTTGTGTATCTTCATCCTTCAGCTGTTTGTTTAACGGACCTTTCAACCTTTTCTTTGCAAGAAAATTGCCCTCTGTTTTCTTTCATGgttctttttatttattatttatttttcatctttgtaTTATTGTTCGGGCTTGGATTATGCTTGTACCAAGTGAGTTTGGCAAATCTGAGCTGAATATGCTGTTTGCCCTAGTTATATGCTAATTCCTTGCTTTTCAAAATTATAGTCCTAGATTTTCAAAATTATAGTCCCTTTCTAACTTCATTATCAGCTTTATCAATGATgataatgaagaaaaaattcCTATTGCATATGGTCTGGTACTAGAATTCCTGGTTATGTGATTTCAGGTGCCTGGTTTAGACCCCTATTTTATTGTTATCTATATGATTCTGGCATGGTTTGCGGCTATTTGAAGAATCTAGATGCACAACAgtgaaggggaaaaaaaaatcctttctgCCATACTATTTAATATGCAGACTCTTTGTTGTTTTTACTGATTTGTTCTGATCTTTGACTTGGTATTCTTCTCAAATTAACACTGTAGTGGTTCATGAAACTCCCCGCTTTGTACATACCTAATTACCTAGATGTTTGATCATATTACCTATGCCTTGTGTAATGTCTAGCTTGTATTTTTAAGCTAATGCTTTATCATGCTGCTTTGTGTTAATTTACCAGTAGTGCTGAataattgtcttttttttttgccaGGTATTGGCAAGCAATGCGATATTCTTGGGTGTTGTAGTTTTTGTACCCTTTTCATTAGGAAGGATAGTACTCTACTATTTGTCATGGTTCTTTTCATCTGCATCTAGTCCAGTGTTGGCAAAAGTCATGCCTCTTACAGAATCAGCCCTTTCATTGGCTAACACTACCTTCAAGAATGCACTCACTGCTGTAAAGAACTTGTCGGCTGAAAGCGATAATGAGGGTGTTCTTGGTCACATGGTGGAGGCAGTTGCAGGATCCTTGAAATTGAATGCAACTGTATTAGATGAAGTCTCTAATAGCCTTAGAACGCATGTTGCATCAGATCTCTTTAAAGGAACATTTCTTGGCTATTCACGTCTTTCAGATGTCACTACACTTGCGGTTGGGTATATGTTCATATTTTCTATGGTATTCTTCTATCTTGGTCTCCTCACTTTGATTCGATACACTAGGGGTGAGCGTTTGATTATGGGGAGGCTTTATGGAATAGCTACAATAGCAGAGGCAATCCCATCTCTTTTCAGACAGTTTGTGGGAGCAATGAGGCATCTGATGACTATGGTTAAGGTCGCATTTCTTCTGGTGATTGAACTTGGGGTCTTTCCATTGATGTGTGGGTGGTGGCTTGATGTATGTACTTTAAGGATGCTGGGTGCAACaatttctcaaagggtcgagttCTTTTCTTTGTCACCATTGTCAAGTTGTTCAATTCATTGGCTTGTTGGAATTGTTTACATGCTTCAAATTAGCATTTTTGTCAGTCTTCTTCGAGGGGTATGGTTTAGTTTAATGCTCTTTCTTTCACGGATTGctcttaaaaaaaatctcaaaattcaaaaaaaaaatttctaatcagTATTCTACTTTTGATAGGTATTGA
The DNA window shown above is from Elaeis guineensis isolate ETL-2024a chromosome 8, EG11, whole genome shotgun sequence and carries:
- the LOC105050148 gene encoding probable E3 ubiquitin ligase SUD1 → MEEISAEHQPIIPAPADGVGPSSSPLQPSPWPSPSVSPAGSRYDDEEEDEGDVCRICRNPGDADNPLRYPCACSGSIKYVHQDCLLQWLNHSNARQCEVCKHAFSFSPVYAENAPARLPFQEFVVGMAMKACHVLQFFLRLAFVLSVWLLIIPFITFWIWRLTFVRSLGEAQRLFLSHISAPLILTDCLHGFLLSASIVFIFLGATSLRDYFRHLRELGGHDAERDDEGHERHGARAVRRLPGPANRIAAGDGNAEDAGGAQGIAGAGQIIRRNAENVAARLEMQAARLEAHVEQMFDGLDDADGAEDVPFDELVGMQGPVFHLVENAITVLASNAIFLGVVVFVPFSLGRIVLYYLSWFFSSASSPVLAKVMPLTESALSLANTTFKNALTAVKNLSAESDNEGVLGHMVEAVAGSLKLNATVLDEVSNSLRTHVASDLFKGTFLGYSRLSDVTTLAVGYMFIFSMVFFYLGLLTLIRYTRGERLIMGRLYGIATIAEAIPSLFRQFVGAMRHLMTMVKVAFLLVIELGVFPLMCGWWLDVCTLRMLGATISQRVEFFSLSPLSSCSIHWLVGIVYMLQISIFVSLLRGVLRNGVLYFLRDPADPNYNPFRDLIDDPVHKHARRVLLSVAVYGSLIVMLVFLPVKLAMRLAPSIFPLDITVFDPFTEIPADVLLFQICIPFAIEHFKPRTTIKSLLRHWFIAVGWALGLTDFLLPRPGENAGQEIGNAELARRDRMHDAHQGGAGQPDQPLAPLIAADDHNRRGHPIGNADVAEDSDVDDQADSEYGFVVRIVLLLVLAWMTLLLFNSAMIVIPISLGRTLFNAIPRLPITHGIKCNDLFAFSIGCYIIWAVIAGARYSIEYIKTRRAHVLLSQIWKWCVIVLKSFALLSIWIFVIPVLIGLLFELLVIVPMRVPVDESPVFLLYQDWALGLIFLKIWTRLVMLDQMAPLVDERWRRKFERVREDGFSRLRGLWVLREIVFPIVSKLLTALCVPYVFAKGIFPLLGYPLIVNSAVYRFAWLGCLLVSVMCFCARRFHVWFTNLHNSIRDDRYLIGRRLHNYGEKTVENSESEILIPRNQDMNAADAGPIWHEQEADGLRQRHPNQRPNHQQRLAI